A window of Phragmites australis chromosome 2, lpPhrAust1.1, whole genome shotgun sequence genomic DNA:
GACCGTAGCCGTAGCGAAATCGGTGGAAGACGCGGGaggagcttgagagagaggaggaggaggcggatgGGACAATAAAGGCACGTACTTTTCAACGTGCGCCAGTGTGTGATTTGACTTTTGGAGCCCTTGCTGCGTTTCTTTCTTCCTCGTGGGCCGTGACCGCCTTTCCTGCAGTGCAGACTCCATCTCcctcctcccccctctctctgcGGGCAgcttttcctttctttatttCATGTCTCCCTGTCATGCCTTGCGTGTCCTCTTTCCGTCAGAACCGCAAACAACTCGGTTCCCAGATTCAGAGCGAGACGACGGCCCTTCATCGTCGTGTAGGCTGCAGGTGCATGCATGTCTCTGCTGAAGctaaaaaaatgtgaacactTTGCAGGCTCGCGCGGGAAGCGAGGAGGAACACGAAGAGtgggggaaaaaaaaaactgtattCTGCTACAGCCTACTGCACACCCGGGGTAAATGGGATTGGGAATCTTCAGAAGTTAAGCTCCCCGGCGTTTCAGTCAGCGTGATGGACGGAGGCATGCAAAAAACGCAGCGCGATGCAGGAGAAGGGCTCCATCGTCCGTCTGCCGCGTGGATGCGCGCATGCATGCTCGTCCGGTGCGGTTTCAAGTCACCGGGGAGAGAAGCATGGGATTAGATCGCACTGCGCGGGTAACAGGGCACGCAGTGCAGATCAGCctgggaagaagaagaacgGAAGGAGTATTAGTTTATGAGACGGTGGTATCGCCGGCCACATGCGTTGATCCTATCATGTAGCGACGGCGACCACGGGAGCTAGCAGAAGAAGCGATGTTTAGGATCACATGACACTAACGTTTCACTGCCAAGTTTCCCTCGATAAATTAAATGTTCGCGTACTAGGCCGGCGGTGGAGATCGACGATGCGTGCTGTAACACCAAACGCCGCGCGCACTTAAAGTGCTGCTTCTTTTTCGTCAAGCCGACGCACCACCCCTTTCCTCCCGTTAGGGTTTTAGCAAAAACACACCTGGATCAACAAGTCAAACACAACATCAACACATAAGACTAAAAGGATgtttttttaacgaggttcagtTATCTTGCTTATATCCTCAGAGTATGATTACAGGTATTTAtccacatatgatttttttgtCGATACAGTTACATAGTGGTAACTTATATTTAAAGATTAGGAAATAAGAGTCCAAACACAACTCTTTTTTTAGTCCTACTCAAATACAATTTAAATTTATCTGTAACCGATCCTGTACACGTATTCCAACACCTCCTCTCCGGTGAGATCCACACCCCTGCCCTCGCCCTTCTCCATCTACAGCAGCTACCACTGCCGAATTCGCTACTATCAGCCTTCGCTATGCTAACCTAGCAATGATTTGACACCCCCATTACAGGCCTCACCCATCGTCCTCATACCGCCCGTAGTTTCGGTGGTGCCACCGCCACCTCGCCATCGTTCGGTTGCCAGCCAGCCTTCTGTCACCGTCCCTGGCGACATCACTGAAGAAGCATCAGAGAAGGAGTGCGCAGATTCTGCAGAAATGGCTCAAGAGAAGCTGGTACCAGAAACTGAAGGAAAGCAGAGACTTGAAAGGCGCGTTCGTAAGCCCAGCTTCAGGGTGTTTGGGTCGGTTTGGGCCAACTGAGAGAAggccttgtaataggttaggcCGGCCCATGGCTGGTTCTTTACTTTCTGAGATAAACATGTATCATCTTCTTGCGGGGGAAGGCAGAAAAGAATAGAACGAGGACCTCAtcggaggggagagagagcacggcTCGCCGCCGTGTCTCAGGATAATCCAGATACAATCCAATTAATATAGTGGGTggtaacaattggtatcagagcagTTCATCCTGGCGGGGCACGATCATCAGACGAGGTCGCAAGCGGCGATGAAGACGGAAGATCAATTCGCTTTGATTTTGAAGAGACTGGAGGAGAGCGCCAAGGGCATCGAGGAGAACAACAGAACGGTCGCAGAGGTGCGGGCGGCCGTACTTGAGCTGAAGGAGGCCAAGGGCGATTTCGATCACTGGAAGCCCGAGGTGGAAGCAAGAGTACAAGATCTTCAGGCAACAGTCATCGACCTGCGTTCGCGGGTGGAACAACTCATCTACAAGCCCGTGATGCCTTCTTCTGTGACTCCCACCGTGGATCCGGTCAACACTGATCCGCAGTTGAAGCCGGCAACCGCCCATCTGGTTGCTTCTTCATCCGATGCGGCTTCAGGGCCTAATGGCCACCACTCTGCTCATCATCACCGGGGTTCTGGTTTTGGGGTGGTCACCACCCTGGCACCGACCCCGGTCACAGGTGTGAATCTACACTATAATTTCCCTCCAACCCCTTTCAAGTTTGGTGAATCTAGTTCGAGTTTGTCTGAAATTTCGTCAGGATTAGGCTCTGCCATTCCTCAATTGAGTTTTCCCCAATTTGATGGTACTAATCCCAAAATGTGGATCAGGAGATGCGAAACTTTCTTTGAATTGTATGGCATACCTCAGGAGTTGTGGGTGAGGTTGTCTACATTTCATAGGTTCTGCAGCTTTCTGGTTACAGTCCATAGGGTCTCGTTTGAGTCAGTTTGGTTGGGTAGAATTGTGTGCAGCTATTAGCTTAAGATTTGAAAAAGACCAACAAAATAGGTTGATTAGGCAGTTCTTTCACATTAAGCAGAATAGCACAGTGGTTGATTATATTGAAAAGTTTGATGAATTGGTGCACCAGATGTTGGCACATGATTCTTCCATTACTTCTGCTGTTATCACTAATAGGTTCATAGATGGTTTAAGAGAAGATATTAGAGCAGTAGTTTTGATACAAAGGCCTCAAGATCTGGATACTGCTAGTTCCTTGGCAATTTTGCAGGAGGAAGTGCTTCAAGAATCACCCAGAAAGGAAGTGAGAAGGAATGAGGGGGTGTCATATTTGAGGAGTTCTTTTAAATCTGTGCTGCCAATGTCTACCCAAACTCAGAAGAACAGTAGCTCAAATGCCGAAGATCGAAAACAGGCTGATAATATCAAGTCCAGAACTGGTGAGGACAAATTCTCTGCTCTGAGGGCTTATAGGAGGGCAAAGGGATTGTGTTTCAAGTGTGGTGAGAAATGGGGATTGAATCACAAGTGTGCTGCAACTGTTTCTTTGAATGTGGTGGAAGAAATGTGGCAGCTATTGCCTGATTCTGGTTCAGAATCAGACTATAAGCCTAGCCATTCTACCGAAACTGAAGAATTTGATTCTGGTGAAGACCTTATGTCAATATCCAAGCAAGCTATCAATGGCATAGAAGGGGCAAAGACAGTTAGAATGCAGGGTTATCTTCATCATTGTGAAGTGATCATGTTAGTAGACTCTGGTAGCTCACATTGCTTTATCAGTGAGCAACTTGCTACTAACATTCTAGGATGGAAAGCTATAGATAAACCTTTGAAAGTCAGGGTTGCTGATGGAGGAATTGCCTCAGTTTGCTTGGGGAGTACAGGGTCACACCTTTAGGAGTGATTTCAAGATACTTCCCTTAAACTGTTATGACATCATCTTAGGGATGGACTGGTTGGAAGAATACAGTCCTATGCAAATACATTGGGCTGACAAGTGGATGGCCTTTGAGTGTAACAGTACATTGATCAAATTACAGGGCATTAAGACCCAGAATTCCACTTGTGCCCCCATCACAGAGCACCAGATTCAAGCTCTGCAGAAAATGGATTCAATTATGTTTATAGTACAGTTGAATGCAATTGAACCATCTAAAGTCTCCCAGTGTGAATGGCCTACTGAAATTAAATCATTGGTTCTCAAATTTGCCACCCTATTTGAGAAacctaaaggcttaccacccaagAGGTCAGAAGATCATGTGATTCCTTTGCTTCCTGGTGCTCAACCTTTTAGACTGCGTCCATATAGATACAATCTTGCCCAAAAAGATGAAATAGAGAAGCAAGTAAAAGAACTGTTGAAGAATGGTATGATTCAATTCAGCTCGAGCCCATTTTCTTCCCCAGTGTTATtggtcaaaaagaaaaatggtgaATGGAGACTATGTGTGGATTTTCGAAGATTAAATGCTCTAACAGTAAAGAATAAATACCCATTACCAGTAATAGATGAGTTAATGGATGAATTGAGAGGAGCTACATGGTTTACTACCTTAGATCTTAGCTCAGGATTTCACCAGATAAGAATTGCCGAAGGGGAGGAATTTAAGACCGCTTTTCAAACCCATAATGGTCATTATGAGTACAAGGTCATGCCATATGGGTTAACGGGAGCACCTGCAACCTTTCAAGGAGTGATGAACTCTGTTTTGGCACCTTTATTAAGGAAATGTGTAGTTgtttttattgatgatatattgatctATAGTAAGGAATGGGAGGAGCATTTACAGCATATCCAGCAAGTGTTCAAGATTTTGCTCAGTCATCATCTGCAAGTAAAACTCTCCAAGTGCTCCTTTGCTCAAAGCCAAATATCATATTTGGGTCACATTATAAGCTCAGCTGGGGTGGCTACTGATCCAAACAAGGTGGAGGCTGTCAGAAATTGGCCAGTTCCTATTTATGTGAAAAATGTTAGAAGTTTCTTGGGAATGGTTGGTTATTATCGGAAATTCATAAGAAATTTTGGACTTATCAGCAGACCCCTGACTTCTCTTCTTAAGAAgggagttcaatttgtctggaCTTCTGAAACTGAGGCTGCTTTCCAAGCATTGAAGGGAGCCCTGATCTCTGCCCCAGTTTTGGCATTGCCTGACTTCACCAAACAGTTTGTCCTTGAGACAGATGCCTCTGACAAGGGAGTTGGAGCTGTTTTGCAGCAGGAAAGCCACCCTTTAGCTTTTGTTAGCAAGGCATTGGGTGTAAGGACACAAGGTCTATCAACTTATGAAAAAGATTGCCTAGCTATCCTTATAGCAATTGATCAATGGAGGCCATATTTGCAACAAAGTGAATTTCTAATCAAAACAGATCAGAAAAGCTTAACACACTTGGATGATCAACGTTTGAATACCCCTTGGCAGCACAAGGCTTTCACTAAGCTTATAGGGCTGCAGTACAAAATTTGTTACAAGAAGGGAGTGGAAAACAAAGTGGCTGATGCACTGTCTAGAGTTTCCTATGATCATCCAACAGAATTAGCAGCAATTTCTATAGCACAACCTGTCTGGCTGAATAAGGTGGTGGAAGGTTACCAACTGGACCATGCTGCTCGCAAACTTTTGGCTGAATTAGCGGTAATCGGAGTGGTTGGTCACTACACTCTAAAGGATGGGCTTATTAGGTATAAGGGCAGGATTTGGGTTGCAAACAATATTGAGATTCACGCTAAAATTATGCAAGCTCTTCATACAAGTGCAATTGGTGGGCATTCAGGCTATGAGGTCACATACAAAAGGATCAAAAATCTGTTTGCTTGTACAGAATGAAACAGGCTGTAAAGGATTTTGTGGCTAGGTGTACTGTTTGCCAACAAGCCAAGACAGAAAGGGTAGCCTATCCTGGTCTGTTATCACCTTTACCTGTACCTGAGGGAGCTTGGCAAGTAGTCACCATGGATTTTATTGAAGGCCTCCCGAAATCATCTGCTTTTAATTGCattttggtggtggtggataAGTTTTCGAGGTATTCTCATTTCATTCCCCTAGCACACCCTTTTACTGCTCTCCAAGTAGCTGTGATTTACATGAATAATGTTTTCAAGCTCCATGGTCTCCCGGGTGCCATAATTTCCGATAGAGATAAAATTTTCACAAGTACAGTTTGGCAAGAGTTGTTTAAGCTCACTGGGACAGACTTGAGAATGAGCACATCTTATCATCCACAAATGGATGGCCAAACCGAGAGGGTTAATCAGTGTTTAGAAGCATATTTGAGGTGTTTTCTGCATGCTTATCCTACAAAATGGGCTCAGTGGCTTTCTTTGGCTGAATTCTGGTATAATACCAGTTATCACTCAGTCCTGAACAAGACACCATTTGAAGTGCTTTATGGACATGAGCCCAGGCATTTGGGAATAGATCGTGTGGAAGCCTGTCAAGTACCTGATCTAAAGCTTTGGTTGAAGGAAAGATCAATGATGACACAGTTGTTACACCAACATCTCATGAGAGCCCAGCAAAGAATGAAACATCAAGCTGACAAGAATAGATCAGAAAGGACCTTTGTTGTTGGTGATAGAGTTTATCTGAAGCTTCAACCATATGTGCAGACTTCAGTGGCCAACAGAGCTTGTCATAAACTCTCCTTCAGATATTTTGGGCCTTATCAGATTGTTGAGAAGATTGGTGCAGTAGCATATAAACTTCAACTTCCTGCAAATTGTGCTGTGCAccatgtcttccatgtttctcaACTTAAGAAGGCTGTTGGTTTTTCTACTCAAGTAAGTTCAGAGTTACCTGTTCTTCCTTCTACGCTTTAGGTACCTCAACAAGTGCTAGATCGCCGTCTGCATCAACATCGTGGTCGTGCGGTACCTCAAGTTCTCATCAAATGGTCTTCCTGGCCTGCTTCCATGTCGACCTGGGAAgatgaagaagttcttcttcaacAATTCCCTCGAGCTTcggcttggggacaagccgTTTCCGAAGAAAAGGGGGTTGTCACCGTCCCTGGCGACATCACTGAAGAAGCATCAGAGAAGGAGTGCGCAGATTCTGCAGAAATGGCTCAAGAGAAGCTGGTACCAAAAACTGAAGGAAAGCGGAGACTTGAAAGGCGTGTTCGTAAGCCCAGCTTCAGGGTGTTTGGGTCGGTTTGGGCCAACTGAGAGAAggccttgtaataggttaggcCGGCCCATGGCTGGTTCTTTACTTTCTGAGATAAACATGTATCATCTTCTTGCGGGGGAAGGCAGAAAAGAATAGAACGAGGACCTCAtcggaggggagagagagcacgaCTCGCCGCCGTGTCTCAGGATAATCCAGATACAATCCAATTAATATAGTGGGTGGTAACACCTTCCTGGCAGTACACGATTTCTTATCGTAGCATATGGATCGCTTCTTCATTATTCCATGCAAACCTGGAACTACGGCCCAGTCACGTGGTTGCTTGGCCCAGCCCAAAAACTGTTAAAAAGCTGGGCCTTGCATGTGTAAACACAGGTCCGCTTTTACCTGGAGTCCATCTTTTGGAGGTCGAAATTTCGCGTGCACATCGGAACGCGTAGATGGCCAGTAGTCAGTGGCGATGAGCTAGCGTTTGTTCGCACGCCAAAAACTGAACAAACAAAAGCTGCTCAGCTTAAAGTATAGTTGCTTGAAGACTTTTCGAGATATTCAAACACTGCTATATTAAGAAATGTACAGACGTGACGATCAAGAAGGTACGCGAGTTAATAAATTAAAGGGTCGATTTGTTGGATATATAAAGCTACACACAAGAACAATTGATGGTTGGGTACGTTGTATCGtagcacctcctcctccatccgATCATCGATCCCTTCGAATGACACGGTTGAATTCGTGTGTGAGAGAGCCAGGCAGATCGAGAACTGAAAGATGGATCAGTTAGTTCGTGTTGCGCTGGCAGCGGGTGATGGCGGAGCAGCCGCGGCGGTAGGGGTTGGCGGGCTTCTGCGACGCGCAGTTGGTGTAGTAGGACTTGCCGCGCTGGTTGCACGGCACCTGGTCCGCGCGCAGCGCCGCGTAGCTGATGTACCGGTTCGTCGGCTGCCGCTGCGCCAGCGTCCGGCGCAGAGCCTCGCTCGCGCCGCCGCCCAGCCCgagctcctcgtcctcgtccacGCCGCACTCGCCCACGGCAGCACCCAAGCACGCCACCTTGCTGCCGCCCGAGCGTGCCACCAGGGCGTCCAGCCCGCCAAAGTCAACGGCGCCCGAGGAGGCCGGGACGGCGAGGCACGCGACCGCCGTCGCGGCCACGAGGAGCGCGAGCACGGCGACGCCCAGACTGGCCATGTCGATCGAGTTCCTGTTCTGCGCTGAGGGTGATTGGTTTCTTGAGGTTTACGTCTCTGGTGTGGAGCTCAGCTAGCTAGGCTAGGATGGATCCCTCCCTGCCTTCTTCTCTCTttgaaggggaggaggaggggagatgAAGAGCGGGGACAGGCATGGGGATTTGGAGGGGAAGGCGCCGGACGGGAGAGGAATCAGGGGAGCCGCGCGTTGGGATGACCGGTGCGCCCGCGCGTTGCGGTCTCCATCTGCCTCGGTGTTCGCGTTAATTCCTGCATGCATTTGTGCATGCATGGCTTGCATCCGCTGGTGCGCGCCCAAGCCTAATTGTGGGGGTGCCGGTGACTCTGACTCTCTGTTGTGCATAGCCTGCTTCAAGGTATTGTATAACTATATAGTGTTACCTCTGGTCATACGAAAATAAGGGGAAGTTTCGAATATTAACAAGCTCTTCAAAACACAATTTTGACAACGACGCCTGCCAACTGATTTGAAATGTTGGTGTTAATCTCGGGCTAATCAACGCTCGTTTTCTAAGGGAGTTTAACTCCACTACATGCCCTGATCGGAGGCTTCAAAACCAACTCGTGGTTTTGGTCTCCTGTGGTCCAGCGCAATATAAAAGGGGAGCCATCCGTCTCATGCGATCCAACAATTGGCTGAGATAGGTTTAACCTCAACAAACCCTACTCCCTCGTTGGATCTAGTGTTGCAGGCCACGGGAAGGCCGACGCTTTCCTTGCAGGACGATGACCGGCGATCTCCAACACTCCACTGTGACTTCAACGAGTTCCTTTACCACGCTGGCGTCCACTACGTCAACCTCATCATCAAGCCAGCGATCGACTACACCAACGTACACCAACCGTATCCTCC
This region includes:
- the LOC133909849 gene encoding rapid alkalinization factor-like, translated to MASLGVAVLALLVAATAVACLAVPASSGAVDFGGLDALVARSGGSKVACLGAAVGECGVDEDEELGLGGGASEALRRTLAQRQPTNRYISYAALRADQVPCNQRGKSYYTNCASQKPANPYRRGCSAITRCQRNTN